One genomic region from Candidatus Eisenbacteria bacterium encodes:
- a CDS encoding OmpA family protein, with protein sequence MKSRDRAALAATLSLLALLSVAPAALCGPDDPPMLKQYPEAKVLKHTTRALEAYWIPVGRLFGDGQAERVEIVEGKWTHFTYANPAKSSVLEIGRKFDQKLREAGFEIVYDCRDGNCGSGGRKTNGDWWDPTYQRRYIVGKLERSGGDVWVCVNVWSKSATVAGQHDVDVIEAKPDPTRAEQVAPDETDAGWLERELIESGHVAMRGIGFDDKKSALMPSSQRSVDAIAQVLARDPRRKLMLVVHGDGSGDVKASVTKTRKQASILVAALVKKHKVAPNRILGEGVGPLAPVAPNTPEGSALNRRVELVLREGSPGPSLKASQSE encoded by the coding sequence ATGAAGTCCCGTGATCGCGCGGCGCTTGCGGCGACATTGTCCCTGCTCGCGCTGCTGAGCGTTGCACCGGCCGCTCTGTGCGGACCGGACGATCCCCCGATGCTCAAGCAATACCCCGAGGCCAAGGTGCTCAAGCACACGACCCGAGCGCTCGAGGCCTACTGGATTCCGGTCGGCCGGCTGTTCGGCGACGGCCAGGCGGAGAGAGTAGAGATCGTCGAGGGCAAGTGGACCCACTTCACGTACGCCAATCCGGCCAAGAGCTCGGTCCTCGAGATCGGGCGCAAGTTCGACCAGAAACTGCGCGAGGCCGGCTTCGAGATCGTCTACGACTGCCGCGACGGCAATTGCGGCTCCGGCGGGCGCAAGACCAACGGAGACTGGTGGGATCCGACGTACCAGCGCCGCTACATCGTCGGCAAGCTCGAGAGGAGCGGGGGAGACGTGTGGGTCTGCGTCAACGTCTGGTCCAAGTCCGCGACCGTGGCGGGCCAGCACGATGTGGACGTGATCGAGGCGAAACCCGACCCCACGCGGGCGGAGCAGGTGGCGCCCGACGAGACCGACGCCGGATGGCTCGAGCGTGAGCTGATCGAGTCGGGACACGTGGCGATGCGCGGCATCGGGTTCGACGACAAGAAGTCCGCGCTCATGCCGTCCTCGCAGCGCTCGGTCGACGCGATCGCCCAGGTGCTGGCGCGTGATCCGCGTCGGAAGCTGATGCTGGTCGTCCATGGCGACGGCTCCGGCGACGTGAAAGCGAGCGTGACGAAGACGCGCAAGCAGGCGAGCATTCTGGTGGCGGCACTGGTCAAGAAGCACAAGGTCGCGCCGAACCGCATTCTGGGTGAAGGCGTCGGCCCACTGGCTCCGGTGGCCCCCAACACTCCGGAAGGAAGCGCGCTCAACCGCCGGGTCGAGCTCGTGCTCCGGGAAGGCAGCCCGGGCCCGTCGCTCAAGGCAAGCCAGTCCGAGTAG
- a CDS encoding LamG-like jellyroll fold domain-containing protein, which produces MLAIVLSFASHAHAQGPNKALASEFDAYVDFGNPAALRLSQWTIEMWVRRDGRGWGPEMGSDGLEDVAPLFAKGRHEGESGAVDINYYFGIRRSDGVIAVEFEESQSGASPSANHTLYGMTSLGIGPWYHVATTYDGATLRLYLNGFPEASLVVNRPAATSCVGAAVLMAALDTEGIRDGQYVGPVDEVRIWNVARSASQILANVNNQITSAQSGLVARWSMDEGSGLTVSGSAGTSITGTVHGAYYRWQDGAPFTAITNRPPREPSLVGPADRATGVSTAPNLRVSINDPETTPMTVTWFGRIITPSAAPEFMLVGLPDTQYYTSELDGSNAMFRAQTAWVASQRAALNIAYVGHYGDCVESGDNNGNPIEWMRADTAMTNLENPVTTGLPHGVPYGIAVGNHDQSPISDADGTTTFYNQYFGSARFAGRPYYGGHFDDNNDNHYQLFTASGMDFIVISPEFDTSPNPAVLAWMNGLLSAYPNRRAIIISHYITNTGNPASFSGQGKAIYEALKGHSNLFLMLSGHIDGEGRRQDTFNGKTVYTLETDYQWHANGGDGFLRLMQFSPANNSIRVRSYSPYLGQYKVSPDSVSQFTISYDMTAGPAFAVLGSQSGVTSGTTATLPWTGLIGGRTYEWYATLDDGTTITRGPYWRFTTSGTVGVEDRSQAFDLALVHPNPSQGGGRIVFTVPVRSALRLSIFDVQGREVARLAEGDYEPGSHSVDWDGSSHGRLQSGIYFVRLDAPGAHRVRRLVLMR; this is translated from the coding sequence TTGCTGGCGATCGTTCTGTCGTTCGCCTCGCATGCGCATGCCCAGGGGCCAAACAAGGCGCTCGCCAGCGAGTTCGATGCCTACGTCGACTTCGGCAACCCCGCTGCGCTGCGGCTCAGCCAGTGGACGATCGAGATGTGGGTGCGGCGCGACGGTAGGGGCTGGGGTCCGGAGATGGGGTCGGACGGCCTCGAAGACGTGGCGCCGCTTTTCGCCAAAGGCCGTCACGAAGGCGAGAGCGGCGCCGTGGACATCAACTACTACTTCGGCATCCGCCGCTCGGACGGGGTGATCGCGGTGGAGTTCGAGGAATCGCAGAGCGGAGCGTCGCCGAGCGCCAACCACACGCTCTACGGCATGACCTCGCTCGGCATCGGCCCGTGGTATCACGTGGCGACCACCTACGACGGAGCCACGCTGCGCCTCTACCTGAACGGGTTCCCCGAGGCCTCGCTGGTCGTCAACCGCCCGGCCGCGACGTCGTGCGTCGGCGCCGCCGTGCTGATGGCGGCGCTCGACACCGAAGGCATTCGGGACGGGCAATACGTCGGGCCGGTCGATGAAGTGCGCATCTGGAACGTGGCGAGGAGCGCCTCGCAGATCCTGGCCAACGTCAACAACCAGATCACCTCGGCGCAGAGCGGCCTGGTGGCACGCTGGAGCATGGACGAGGGCTCGGGCCTCACCGTGAGCGGATCGGCAGGCACGTCGATCACCGGCACGGTGCACGGCGCATACTACCGGTGGCAGGACGGCGCGCCATTCACCGCCATCACCAACCGTCCGCCGCGCGAACCGTCGCTGGTCGGTCCGGCCGACCGCGCCACCGGAGTATCGACCGCGCCCAACCTGCGGGTATCGATCAACGATCCCGAGACCACTCCGATGACGGTGACGTGGTTCGGACGCATCATCACCCCGTCGGCGGCTCCGGAGTTCATGCTGGTGGGTTTGCCCGACACCCAGTACTACACGTCGGAGCTCGACGGATCGAACGCGATGTTTCGCGCACAGACCGCCTGGGTCGCCAGCCAGCGCGCGGCACTCAACATCGCGTACGTCGGCCATTACGGCGACTGTGTCGAGAGCGGGGACAACAACGGGAATCCGATCGAGTGGATGCGCGCCGATACGGCGATGACGAATCTCGAGAATCCCGTCACCACCGGCCTTCCTCACGGCGTGCCGTACGGCATCGCGGTGGGGAACCACGACCAGTCGCCGATCAGCGACGCCGATGGGACCACGACTTTCTACAATCAGTACTTCGGCAGCGCGCGCTTCGCCGGACGTCCGTATTACGGCGGCCACTTCGACGACAACAACGACAACCACTACCAGCTCTTCACCGCCTCGGGGATGGACTTCATCGTCATCTCGCCCGAGTTCGACACCAGCCCCAATCCCGCGGTGCTCGCCTGGATGAACGGCCTGCTCAGCGCCTATCCCAACCGCCGCGCGATCATCATCAGCCACTACATCACCAACACCGGCAACCCTGCGTCCTTCAGCGGCCAGGGCAAGGCGATCTATGAGGCCCTCAAGGGACACTCCAACCTGTTCCTCATGCTCTCGGGGCACATCGATGGGGAAGGCCGCCGCCAGGACACGTTCAATGGGAAGACCGTGTACACGCTGGAGACCGACTATCAATGGCACGCCAACGGCGGCGACGGCTTCCTGCGCCTGATGCAGTTCTCGCCCGCCAACAACTCGATCCGCGTGCGCAGCTACTCCCCGTACCTCGGCCAGTACAAGGTGAGCCCGGACTCGGTGAGCCAGTTCACCATCAGCTACGACATGACGGCTGGTCCGGCCTTCGCCGTCCTCGGAAGCCAGAGCGGCGTGACGTCCGGAACGACGGCCACCCTGCCATGGACTGGCCTGATCGGCGGACGGACCTACGAGTGGTACGCGACGCTCGACGATGGCACGACGATCACGCGCGGACCTTATTGGCGGTTCACGACGTCCGGCACGGTCGGCGTCGAAGACCGGAGCCAAGCCTTCGATCTGGCGCTCGTTCACCCGAACCCGAGCCAGGGCGGTGGCAGGATCGTCTTCACGGTCCCGGTCCGGAGCGCCCTGCGTCTGAGCATCTTCGACGTCCAGGGCCGTGAGGTCGCCCGCCTGGCCGAAGGCGATTACGAGCCCGGCAGCCATTCGGTGGACTGGGACGGAAGCTCCCACGGCCGCCTGCAGAGCGGCATCTACTTCGTCCGCCTCGACGCGCCCGGAGCCCATCGGGTGCGCCGCCTGGTCCTGATGCGCTGA